A single Lolium perenne isolate Kyuss_39 chromosome 6, Kyuss_2.0, whole genome shotgun sequence DNA region contains:
- the LOC127310642 gene encoding BTB/POZ and MATH domain-containing protein 1-like: MVTKTSSVVVVHAGEHLFKIVGHSQIRGSHSLVRSGIFRVGDHDWTILYYPNGDYMAVDDQFAYVFLLLMNAGEDEVTASFDFSLQDPTPLSTGEKHKYSFTTLKFSSTSSGWGTGKFVSKADLAASGYLKDDCLLIKCVVNVPKLTDDIIVPPSHLAKDLGNLLDSGINADMTVKIGSFKAFKVHTCVLAARSPVFRAQLCGSMMESRENNICIDDIDAEVFEVVLHYLYKDCLPEFMEENTEDATNMVQHLLVAADRYAMERLKLMCESKLSKTLDTDTVGITLDLAEQYNCEQLKSCCIKYMARSQPLAVCGIPNEVTKKLDHNDLTT; the protein is encoded by the coding sequence ATGGTAACCAAGACCTCGTCCGTGGTGGTGGTTCACGCCGGCGAGCAcctgttcaagatcgtcggccactccCAGATCAGGGGCAGCCATTCTTTAGTCAGGTCTGGCATCTTCCGCGTCGGCGATCATGACTGGACTATCCTCTACTACCCGAACGGCGACTACATGGCTGTCGACGATCAGTTTGCTTATGTTTTCCTCCTGCTGATGAATGCCGGCGAGGATGAGGTCACCGCGTCCTTCGACTTCTCCCTCCAGGATCCCACGCCTCTGTCCACCGGTGAGAAGCACAAGTACAGCTTCACCACCCTCAAGTTCTCGTCCACCAGTTCGGGTTGGGGCACTGGCAAGTTTGTGAGCAAAGCCGATTTGGCCGCATCGGGGTACCTCAAGGATGACTGCCTGCTGATCAAGTGCGTTGTCAATGTCCCCAAGCTCACGGACGACATCATTGTGCCACCCTCACATCTAGCCAAAGATCTCGGCAACCTTCTAGACAGCGGCATCAACGCGGACATGACTGTTAAGATTGGATCGTTCAAGGCATTCAAGGTGCACACATGCGTGCTCGCTGCGCGATCGCCCGTCTTCCGCGCGCAGCTATGTGGCTCCATGATGGAGAGCAGAGAAAACAACATCTGTATTGATGATATAGATGCTGAGGTTTTTGAGGTCGTCCTGCATTACCTGTACAAGGATTGCTTGCCTGAGTTCATGGAGGAGAACACAGAAGATGCTACCAACATGGTGCAGCATTTACTCGTCGCGGCTGATAGGTATGCCATGGAAAGGCTGAAACTGATGTGCGAGAGTAAACTAAGCAAGACTCTCGATACGGACACGGTGGGTATCACTTTGGATCTTGCTGAGCAATATAATTGTGAGCAGCTCAAGAGTTGTTGTATCAAATATATGGCAAGAAGCCAACCACTTGCCGTCTGTGGTATCCCTAATGAAGTTACTAAGAAGCTGGATCACAATGATCTAACTACATAA
- the LOC127310639 gene encoding BTB/POZ and MATH domain-containing protein 1-like: protein MSSHGSRSSLVDPLYGSASPGNIGNKTSSAVSVHTGEHLFKVFRHSRIKGINTCLTSKQFRVGGHDWAILYYPNGFLSVNDGQFTSVYLRLMNASERQVNLSYTFCLQDPAAPLTGEKNKYGSTCKLSSKRDKEGVRKFVSKDDLAASGCLKDDCLVIKCYVEVIDDQEEITVPPSEMSRDLRNLFERGFKTDLTIMVGRFRSFEAHACILAARSPVFHAQLCGPMMESKENIIQIDGMSAKVFEILLYYIYNDCLPKFMDDATKDATNMAQHLLVAADRYAIERLKLICESKLCKTLAISSVGYTLNLAEQYSCHDLKARCLKFIGKNREKLRSVENAGGFVQLKHNYPLLAQDALGKLTGKKKKKNQWSK, encoded by the coding sequence ATGTCTAGCCATGGATCTAGATCTAGCCTCGTCGATCCCTTGTACGGAAGCGCATCGCCGGGGAACATCGGCAACAAGACCTCCTCAGCCGTGTCCGTCCACACCGGTGAGCACCTGTTCAAGGTATTCCGCCACTCCCGGATCAAGGGCATCAACACCTGCCTCACATCCAAGCAATTTCGTGTCGGCGGTCATGACTGGGCCATCCTCTACTACCCAAACGGCTTCCTCTCTGTCAACGATGGGCAGTTCACGTCTGTGTATCTCCGGTTGATGAACGCCTCTGAACGTCAGGTCAATTTGTCATATACCTTCTGCCTCCAGGACCCCGCGGCACCGCTGACCGGGGAGAAGAACAAGTACGGCTCCACCTGCAAGCTCTCGTCCAAGAGGGACAAAGAGGGTGTACGCAAGTTTGTGAGTAAAGATGATTTGGCCGCGTCAGGGTGCCTCAAGGATGACTGCCTAGTGATCAAGTGCTACGTCGAGGTCATCGACGACCAAGAGGAGATCACTGTGCCACCATCCGAGATGAGCAGAGATCTCCGCAATCTTTTTGAAAGAGGCTTCAAGACAGACCTGACTATCATGGTTGGCAGGTTCAGGAGTTTCGAGGCGCATGCGTGCATCCTCGCGGCACGGTCACCGGTTTTCCATGCACAGCTGTGTGGACCTATGATGGAGAGCAAGGAAAACATCATCCAGATTGATGGTATGAGTGCTAAGGTGTTCGAGATCCTATTGTATTACATATACAATGATTGTCTGCCTAAGTTTATGGACGACGCCACGAAAGATGCTACAAATATGGCACAACACTTGCTCGTCGCGGCTGATAGGTACGCTATTGAGAGGTTGAAGCTAATATGCGAGAGCAAGTTGTGCAAAACACTAGCCATCAGCTCAGTAGGTTATACTCTGAATCTTGCAGAGCAATACAGTTGTCATGATCTCAAGGCTCGTTGTTTAAAGTTCATTGGAAAAAACCGCGAGAAGCTGCGATCCGTCGAAAACGCAGGAGGGTTCGTGCAACTAAAGCACAACTATCCACTCCTTGCGCAAGATGCTCTCGGCAAGCTGACtggtaagaagaagaagaaaaatcaGTGGAGCAAATGA